The following proteins are encoded in a genomic region of Struthio camelus isolate bStrCam1 chromosome 3, bStrCam1.hap1, whole genome shotgun sequence:
- the LOC104151692 gene encoding epoxide hydrolase 1 isoform X1 has product MLQEVLTNAWESILSRIRSFEYSPKNAVLVPAAALGVGGMLVCWLMSRRKIKTLEMGDGWWGSGEKPLKEDERIRPFQIETSDKEIQDLHHRLDQARYTPPLEGAAFHYGFNSNYLQKVVAYWRNQFDWRKQVEILNKYPHFQTTIEGINIHFIHVKPSYVPHGQTVHPLLMVHGWPGSFYEFYKIIPLLTEPATHGLSEGDVVFEVICPSIPGYGFSEAPHQKGFDTIAAARIFHKLMNRLGFKEYYVQGGDWGSRITTNMAQMLPQSVKGLHLNLIFISTRGLGRMISVMLGSYVPWLVGLTKEDVRRMYPFLQKNIYNLLRESGYLHIQATKPDTAGCGLNDSPVGLAAYILEKFSTWTDKSFLHMDDGGLESKYSLDDLLTNVMIYWVTSSIVPSMRFYKENFPSSLDLRVDIYVPTGIAAFPHEIVHTPRTWAKKNFKNIVTYSYMPRGGHFAAFEEPRLLAQDIRHFVRKVEQL; this is encoded by the exons GTCTTTTGAATATTCTCCGAAGAATGCAGTCCtggtccctgctgctgctctgggggtTGGAGGGATGCTGGTTTGTTGGCTGATGTCTAGACGCAAGATCAAGACTCTTGAAATGGGCGATGGATGGTGGGGCTCAGGTGAAAAACCCctaaaagaagatgaaagaatCCGGCCCTTCCAGATTGAAACATCTGACAAAGAAATCCAG GACCTGCACCATCGCCTTGACCAGGCCCGCTACACACCACCGCTGGAAGGGGCAGCCTTCCACTACGGCTTCAACTCAAACTACCTGCAGAAGGTGGTTGCCTACTGGAGGAACCAGTTTGACTGGCGCAAGCAAGTGGAAATCCTAAACAAATACCCTCATTTCCAAACCACCATTGAAG GGATCAATATCCATTTTATCCATGTGAAGCCCTCCTACGTCCCTCACGGCCAAACTGTTCATCCTCTGCTGATGGTGCACGGCTGGCCCGGCTCCTTCTATGAGTTCTACAAGATCATCCCTCTGCTCACGGAGCCGGCCACACACGGCCTGAGTGAGGGCGATGTGGTGTTTGAGGTCATCTGCCCATCCATCCCAGGCTACGGCTTCTCAGAGGCACCTCACCAGAAAG GCTTTGACACCATAGCAGCTGCTCGGATATTTCACAAGCTGATGAACAGACTGGGCTTCAAGGAGTACTACGTACAAGGAGGAGACTGGGGTTCTCGTATTACCACGAACATGGCCCAGATGCTGCCACA GTCTGTGAAAGGGCTTCATCTGAATCTCATCTTCATCAGCACACGAGGTTTGGGAAGGATGATCTCTGTGATGCTTGGGTCTTACGTACCATGGCTCGTGGGTTTAACTAAAGAGGATGTTCGACGCATGTACCCTTTTCTCCAGAAGAACATATACAACCTTTTGCGGGAATCTGGATACTTACACATCCAAGCCACCAAACCAGACACTGCAG GTTGTGGATTGAATGACTCCCCTGTTGGGCTTGCTGCGTATATTTTGGAGAAATTCTCTACCTGGACTGACAAATCATTTCTGCACATGGACGATGGAGGCTTGGAAAG CAAATACTCTTTAGATGACCTCTTGACCAACGTGATGATTTACTGGGTGACATCATCCATCGTGCCCTCAATGCGTTTCTACAAGGAGAACTTCCCCAGTAGCCTTGATTTAAG GGTCGACATATACGTTCCCACAGGgattgcagcctttcctcacgaGATAGTACATACACCGCGCACCTGGGCAAAGAAGAACTTCAAGAACATTGTCACTTACTCTTACATGCCACGTGGGGGGCATTTTGCTGCCTTCGAGGAACCAAGGCTTCTGGCACAAGACATCAGGCACTTTGTCAGAAAGGTGGAACAACTGTGA
- the LOC104151692 gene encoding epoxide hydrolase 1 isoform X3 has product MLVCWLMSRRKIKTLEMGDGWWGSGEKPLKEDERIRPFQIETSDKEIQDLHHRLDQARYTPPLEGAAFHYGFNSNYLQKVVAYWRNQFDWRKQVEILNKYPHFQTTIEGINIHFIHVKPSYVPHGQTVHPLLMVHGWPGSFYEFYKIIPLLTEPATHGLSEGDVVFEVICPSIPGYGFSEAPHQKGFDTIAAARIFHKLMNRLGFKEYYVQGGDWGSRITTNMAQMLPQSVKGLHLNLIFISTRGLGRMISVMLGSYVPWLVGLTKEDVRRMYPFLQKNIYNLLRESGYLHIQATKPDTAGCGLNDSPVGLAAYILEKFSTWTDKSFLHMDDGGLESKYSLDDLLTNVMIYWVTSSIVPSMRFYKENFPSSLDLRVDIYVPTGIAAFPHEIVHTPRTWAKKNFKNIVTYSYMPRGGHFAAFEEPRLLAQDIRHFVRKVEQL; this is encoded by the exons ATGCTGGTTTGTTGGCTGATGTCTAGACGCAAGATCAAGACTCTTGAAATGGGCGATGGATGGTGGGGCTCAGGTGAAAAACCCctaaaagaagatgaaagaatCCGGCCCTTCCAGATTGAAACATCTGACAAAGAAATCCAG GACCTGCACCATCGCCTTGACCAGGCCCGCTACACACCACCGCTGGAAGGGGCAGCCTTCCACTACGGCTTCAACTCAAACTACCTGCAGAAGGTGGTTGCCTACTGGAGGAACCAGTTTGACTGGCGCAAGCAAGTGGAAATCCTAAACAAATACCCTCATTTCCAAACCACCATTGAAG GGATCAATATCCATTTTATCCATGTGAAGCCCTCCTACGTCCCTCACGGCCAAACTGTTCATCCTCTGCTGATGGTGCACGGCTGGCCCGGCTCCTTCTATGAGTTCTACAAGATCATCCCTCTGCTCACGGAGCCGGCCACACACGGCCTGAGTGAGGGCGATGTGGTGTTTGAGGTCATCTGCCCATCCATCCCAGGCTACGGCTTCTCAGAGGCACCTCACCAGAAAG GCTTTGACACCATAGCAGCTGCTCGGATATTTCACAAGCTGATGAACAGACTGGGCTTCAAGGAGTACTACGTACAAGGAGGAGACTGGGGTTCTCGTATTACCACGAACATGGCCCAGATGCTGCCACA GTCTGTGAAAGGGCTTCATCTGAATCTCATCTTCATCAGCACACGAGGTTTGGGAAGGATGATCTCTGTGATGCTTGGGTCTTACGTACCATGGCTCGTGGGTTTAACTAAAGAGGATGTTCGACGCATGTACCCTTTTCTCCAGAAGAACATATACAACCTTTTGCGGGAATCTGGATACTTACACATCCAAGCCACCAAACCAGACACTGCAG GTTGTGGATTGAATGACTCCCCTGTTGGGCTTGCTGCGTATATTTTGGAGAAATTCTCTACCTGGACTGACAAATCATTTCTGCACATGGACGATGGAGGCTTGGAAAG CAAATACTCTTTAGATGACCTCTTGACCAACGTGATGATTTACTGGGTGACATCATCCATCGTGCCCTCAATGCGTTTCTACAAGGAGAACTTCCCCAGTAGCCTTGATTTAAG GGTCGACATATACGTTCCCACAGGgattgcagcctttcctcacgaGATAGTACATACACCGCGCACCTGGGCAAAGAAGAACTTCAAGAACATTGTCACTTACTCTTACATGCCACGTGGGGGGCATTTTGCTGCCTTCGAGGAACCAAGGCTTCTGGCACAAGACATCAGGCACTTTGTCAGAAAGGTGGAACAACTGTGA
- the LOC104151692 gene encoding epoxide hydrolase 1 isoform X2, giving the protein MLQEVLTNAWSFEYSPKNAVLVPAAALGVGGMLVCWLMSRRKIKTLEMGDGWWGSGEKPLKEDERIRPFQIETSDKEIQDLHHRLDQARYTPPLEGAAFHYGFNSNYLQKVVAYWRNQFDWRKQVEILNKYPHFQTTIEGINIHFIHVKPSYVPHGQTVHPLLMVHGWPGSFYEFYKIIPLLTEPATHGLSEGDVVFEVICPSIPGYGFSEAPHQKGFDTIAAARIFHKLMNRLGFKEYYVQGGDWGSRITTNMAQMLPQSVKGLHLNLIFISTRGLGRMISVMLGSYVPWLVGLTKEDVRRMYPFLQKNIYNLLRESGYLHIQATKPDTAGCGLNDSPVGLAAYILEKFSTWTDKSFLHMDDGGLESKYSLDDLLTNVMIYWVTSSIVPSMRFYKENFPSSLDLRVDIYVPTGIAAFPHEIVHTPRTWAKKNFKNIVTYSYMPRGGHFAAFEEPRLLAQDIRHFVRKVEQL; this is encoded by the exons GTCTTTTGAATATTCTCCGAAGAATGCAGTCCtggtccctgctgctgctctgggggtTGGAGGGATGCTGGTTTGTTGGCTGATGTCTAGACGCAAGATCAAGACTCTTGAAATGGGCGATGGATGGTGGGGCTCAGGTGAAAAACCCctaaaagaagatgaaagaatCCGGCCCTTCCAGATTGAAACATCTGACAAAGAAATCCAG GACCTGCACCATCGCCTTGACCAGGCCCGCTACACACCACCGCTGGAAGGGGCAGCCTTCCACTACGGCTTCAACTCAAACTACCTGCAGAAGGTGGTTGCCTACTGGAGGAACCAGTTTGACTGGCGCAAGCAAGTGGAAATCCTAAACAAATACCCTCATTTCCAAACCACCATTGAAG GGATCAATATCCATTTTATCCATGTGAAGCCCTCCTACGTCCCTCACGGCCAAACTGTTCATCCTCTGCTGATGGTGCACGGCTGGCCCGGCTCCTTCTATGAGTTCTACAAGATCATCCCTCTGCTCACGGAGCCGGCCACACACGGCCTGAGTGAGGGCGATGTGGTGTTTGAGGTCATCTGCCCATCCATCCCAGGCTACGGCTTCTCAGAGGCACCTCACCAGAAAG GCTTTGACACCATAGCAGCTGCTCGGATATTTCACAAGCTGATGAACAGACTGGGCTTCAAGGAGTACTACGTACAAGGAGGAGACTGGGGTTCTCGTATTACCACGAACATGGCCCAGATGCTGCCACA GTCTGTGAAAGGGCTTCATCTGAATCTCATCTTCATCAGCACACGAGGTTTGGGAAGGATGATCTCTGTGATGCTTGGGTCTTACGTACCATGGCTCGTGGGTTTAACTAAAGAGGATGTTCGACGCATGTACCCTTTTCTCCAGAAGAACATATACAACCTTTTGCGGGAATCTGGATACTTACACATCCAAGCCACCAAACCAGACACTGCAG GTTGTGGATTGAATGACTCCCCTGTTGGGCTTGCTGCGTATATTTTGGAGAAATTCTCTACCTGGACTGACAAATCATTTCTGCACATGGACGATGGAGGCTTGGAAAG CAAATACTCTTTAGATGACCTCTTGACCAACGTGATGATTTACTGGGTGACATCATCCATCGTGCCCTCAATGCGTTTCTACAAGGAGAACTTCCCCAGTAGCCTTGATTTAAG GGTCGACATATACGTTCCCACAGGgattgcagcctttcctcacgaGATAGTACATACACCGCGCACCTGGGCAAAGAAGAACTTCAAGAACATTGTCACTTACTCTTACATGCCACGTGGGGGGCATTTTGCTGCCTTCGAGGAACCAAGGCTTCTGGCACAAGACATCAGGCACTTTGTCAGAAAGGTGGAACAACTGTGA